The Cryptomeria japonica chromosome 2, Sugi_1.0, whole genome shotgun sequence region TATACCAGCACCGGTAGCTACACAAATTTCATTCACACCGGTATCTAGTTTACACCGGCAATGAATCATACCAGCACCCGGGCCAACATGAGATAAGGCTTTGTTTATgagaattgtattgtaatgtaattaattattgtctagccgacatgatgtattgtaaacactcatatatgtatgagatcttgtaggtcattttgatatagatgatGTAAGATTTTGTAACAACTGAAGATAGGTTATGTAAGCAAATATCATTCaccggcaaggtttttggttaaggtttctaactgagcttaaaccactactgaatcaagcattgcagatgctattgtaaagcagtacattatacttggatttaatcatccaattttgtagtcaatgtgactcctttctatgattgagcagtgagctctaggttgttggccttcctacatgtgcaggcccctattgtaagtaatatttattcatattggctagtgagtaaatattgtgggtcacaaatcccaccgaggtttttcccttactaggtttcctcgccaaaatatcttgtgttatggtgtgcattaatgttgtctctattatttctctttactgcattattacttgtttaccgatacattaatttgggttgcaaagttataaataagttcaaatattccactaaccagttagacactaattcaccgtcccccctctcagtgtctttgggactgtcattgcatctaaaaattggtatcagagcctagtcctctatttgcaaaagcctaatagcttgaggaagattctaaaaatgGTActaatggagagtttgagaaaatagttgaaagtagctcttgaagaatatcaaacttgaagacgatTTAAGGACTACCCAAGAATTCATTAAAgcacttcaggagaacctggttatagcacaaaacaagaggaaagaacttcatgagaaaatgcataaacaagatgatgatgagaaggaaactcttagagatattgcaaaaaAGTTGAGACaggagaacagtaacatgaagaatggaATGCAAGATCTAACCATGATGCTATGTAAGGATAtcgaagataggaagaagaatcaagaagacttgactaggagacttaatgatggagctaatgaaaatatgagactttgtcatgaaaatgacatgcttaagatagatttgattcacatgcaacatgacaaagagaaacttttgagacaagttagtaTTTTGGGAAatgagttggtcactacaaatgaatacaaagacaaattcaagaaaagttcagaaaggcttgatgacatgttgaaaagacagaaacctgatggagatatgaTTGGACTTTGATTTGAACATGaagaaagttttgggactgcaaacaatcgatatcacaacaaaccagtaacacaacctaatgcttataaatttaatgggaaatgttctaattgcaacaaatttggtcatagagaaaatcagtgtagatttagaaataatcaaaatacaaatttacccaccgatcaatgttccaaatgcaataaaaatggtcataactcatacaattgcagaatgaatgtgaaattatatgtttgtGGTAgttttggacatttatctaatcaatgcagaactcaaaccggtcaaggttatagaaagactattcagaggaataatgtaacttgttatgcatgtaacaagattgggcatattgcaaaattttgtagaaacaagactataccgatgaacaataaaggaacaaatgacaaaggaaaagaaaaggtaaatgaaataaagaaagaattttcaaaacaatggattaagaagagagatcagagagttgatgaatctgtctctgcaccagcagaacagggtaatcctgcactggtaggagattcttcatctaactaggGAATAATCTTTAGGGGGTATGGTAGCAAACTGAAAATCATGatttttaccctcagttgatggtaagaacttatatttcttctttaccggtagatatgttaagttttcacctAGTTGAAAAaatttaatgcagttgttggagaacattttggttataaagtGTGTAAATCCCTTATTTCAAATCACAAAGcattcaaatttttgaagagaacgAAGTGAGAGAAAAGGAATTCAAGAGGTGAAGTAGCTAAGATATTTTTAGGACAATTTCAGAGGATTTCTCGTGCAGAAGAGGTATTTATTTCAgtatcatggcatcttcatcttctgttcctaaatttcttgcaaaccctactgtggtagacaACATTAAGCGATCTAGAcctatttttaagatcattcctgagatttctaagcaagatgattccattggagccttttctaagattctAAAGGGAGTTGCTTTTTCCAAAGACCCGaggatatatattcactgcaacatagagaatttagggtctgaTGATTTAAGAAGCATGTATCAGGATGTtataactgatgaacaaggtttaattaAGTCGGaacataagattgttgaggatttaggatttgttgaaatcttGAACATTCTTGAATTTTCGGATGAAATAGTTTGTCTTGTACTGAGAAGGGTTCATGGggattttatgtggctagactctatttttaaaattactaaggaggcaatcaaggcagttattggtttaccctcaacctaTACttgacctgacaagaagaagaagaagataccaaacaagggtgttatggacttAACCGAAGCTACATTTGATAACAGAtcccttagggttagtgatattGTTGATAAGAATGTGAAATAAGTGAGCATGGTGTTTCGACACAAAGTTACTTTCATACAAATtgattaaattttgtttctagtttgtgtatacatagtgcatatgcaatggtgaagaatattgtaaggaTTGACATATGtaaatggcttaaggatgaactgttggacaatttgaagaagaatatgggtgataagaagggaaccttccgatttggcaacttacttatgtgtctaatgctttacttcatgaaGGAGACACCCAaaattggtcacaaggactttgcatatgacatccctaTTGGTAGACAGATTATGGAAGCTATTACCAGTATAGGTGCTAATAGTGATGACATTGTAaaagactacttcaaaaactttcaaaccaagatgaaggctagagaaaggataccgcaGATTATTGTGGAGAAGTataacaagaaaatatgttttgtaatcaaaagagatgagacatggatggaggttgtTACTCCTTGAACCATTTGGataacagaaatgggatatgaagttgacttGAACATTCTGGAGTCTTATGCTAGGATACTTattgatgcacctagagaaccggTGGAGAAATTTCTTGGCACAACTGAAGCAATTCAGAGTGTTGTATCGATGCAgaagcaaagaaagagaagagaaaaattcataagAGATGCATCTAAATTGGTTAAggaagttaaggaaaatgtaatgaacataagtggtatttctgctagtgaactggaaggatagGAACCAGTAGCTCATGTTTCACTGGTTGTTACCTCATCTGAGACTGAAAGTGATAAGGCGGTAgagtttaaaagggttgaaaggaagaaaaggaaaccttcaccggtacccactccttctcctaaaaggacaagaacattaaggaagaaacaacaagctacaAGAGAGCCAAGCATTCAGAAAAAGAAGCTTACACTAAAGAAACCAACAACTAAGGTTTTTGACATTCTATCCTCAGCAAAAATTGTAAATGAGATTACACAAGATGGAAACCTTAGCAACATTAACAAATATTATCACACTTTCATGGATTATGACAAGGAAACAATTGAGGCACGAATTATTTTATAtcttgacatttacaagaaagttttgattgaggttgttgaTGATTTACCTAATGATCTTTACTTGAGACTCGAAGCAAAAAGGACATCTATAATGGATTGGAAAagaagttaaaggttgaagcattgttggttgttcaccTTGTTAATTCCCGacaggaaattgatgaactgattgtAGAAGCCAACTGATCTATTTTTGCCAGTGGTCATCGATAGGTCAGTTTAATGCCAGGGAGAGTAAAGGCAATTGCTGATGAAACTGTTGATAATTGGGActtattctttgttgaaaaggaaaagaaggaagaaaaagagagaCAAAAAATCGATAAATCTTTTACCAAGGTATATCAGAAACAAGGTGATAAAGGTAAGAGCAAAGTTGGTAGTATTCCCAACTttactatcaaggatgatctacCCCCACTAGTTGAAAAAACACCACCGGCATAGGCAGAGGAACATGCAGAGATACAAGTTGAGGAACAGGCTACAGAACAAGTTGAAACACAGGTCGATCATGAGGAAGAGAAAATGGAGGAAGTGAATACTGAGAACATTGATCCGAAGTCAAATATTAtgttcaccatgaatgtggacactcaggacaTCAATGTAGTTATAGACAAATCTTCTAAGAATATTAAAAAGGAAACTGAGCAGAAATTGGAGAAACCGGTAGAGATGGAACTTGAACAGATCACATCCAAACCGGCAGTGGATTCAAGTGAGGCGGGACAAGAGAAAGAGGAAAATGTGAAGGCAATGGAAGCTAAGATAAAAATCATTACAGAGCCTGGTACATCTTCTTTGGattttagacctactaatgtgaccgATGTCTTATTGGATTCTACCAGAAAGATCACCGAATGCAATGCCTTaccatttaaggctattgatgacaccttacCTATTTTGCGGCAGATAGCACCGACATGTAAGGTAGATGATATTATAGGTTATGTTGgtaagttagacacattgtctaagtttatttCATCCAATATTGAATCaattgataagattaatgaggacaCAATAAGAGAAAGGGTAAAtaaagagaagataaagttctttaATAAAACTATTGAGGACTGTATAGAGATgtatgcaaaccacatcttttgactaCTGATATTGACAATCAAATCAAACAGACACATAAGGAAATAGACGATATAACAGATAACCTGATTGGTTCATCTAAGCTAACTTTAGTTTTGGATAGAGAAATGGTAGTGtatgaggagaaaattgaaaatattaaaaggGAGAAAGCTAGAATAAGGCCAGAAGCCTAGGAGTTAAAGAATAaaattggtcctagattggacaatctaTTGACACACCGGAATGGACTGTCTAAGGCTACTATTCTTGGAGAAAGATCATTGCAGGAACAAATACATCATCTAACCGGAATGATCAGACAAATTGAGGATATCATCTCAGAGagttttaaatttttgcaaggaattaatctgattgtagcagatatatttcagattgtacataactggtTGCAGACTCTTTAGGTAAAATTTTTGAAGTTTTGATTCTTTTTGGgacaacatttgtcattgatgtcaaagggggagtgatagagaaaaatgattactgaggagatcatttgctcaagggagCACTTTCGGTTTCGgcaattttggtttttggtttttctcatgagtgttgccatcaatgccaaagagggagattgttggcattatacactcagatgagaatggttaattttgtcattgatggcaaccaaataGTAAAAAAATTCTATAGGTTTATTGACAACAGACTTCGCATACCGGCACTGGCaactacacaaagttcattcacaccggcatccattTTACACCAGCAATGAATCATACCGGCACCCAGGCTGACATGCAATAAAGTTTTTTTTATgcaaattgtattgtaatgtaattaattattgtatagccgacatgatgtattgtaaacactcatatatgtatgagatcttgtagatcattttgatatagatgatGTAAGATTTTGTAACAAGTGAAGATAGGTTATGTAAGCGAATATCATTCactggcaaggtttttggttaaggtttgtaactgagcttaaactggtactgaatcaagtaTTGcaaatgctattgtaaagtagtacattatacttggatttaatcatccaattttgtagttagtgtgactcctttctatgattgagcagtgagttctaggctattgaccttcctgcatgtgcaaaccccaattgtaagtaatatttatttatattggctagtgagtaaatattgtgggtcacaaatcccaccgaggtttttcccttaccaggtttcctcaccaaaatatcttgtgttatggtgtgcattaatgttgtctctgttatttctctttactgcattattacttgtttaccggtacattaatttgggttgcaaagttataaataagttcaaatattctactaactggttagacattgattcacccccccctctcagtgtctttgggactatcattgaatctaacactatAAGATTTAGTAAACACTCTTGTCCAAGAACTTCAACCCCATGACTAGACAAAAGGTAACTTTGTCAATCacaaaaaattaatgaaattatagaAGTCCTTAACACCCAAGGCTAATCAAAACATGAATAGATTCTTCAAGCTTTTCACCATGGTTGTATATCCTAATTTGCCTTACGAAGTTAGATCTATCTCCCCTTAGAACCAAAATGTAACACTTTCCTGCCCTTACATAGAAAACTATTTCAACTCTAACTCTTGCATGCAAGCTTCTATCATGTCCCTGCCATGACAACAAGATTCACACCATCTCTAATAAGGAAAAATTGTCTAGTttcaagacttcacaattttctacaactcaaatcatgcccaaaCATCAATCTGACCCTTTTTTAATGCAAAGAATGATATATACACAACAATCAAGGTATATATTATTGTCTTTGAGGAGTGGTCCTATTATCAATTAAGCCAGCAACGTTATTATTAGTGTTGCAATCTCAACCTTAGTGGAGCAGTGATCTCTATTGTGTGTTGAGAATTGCAGCTAGCTCGGATACATGACTattaaattttaatgttgtcaatgacaattaaaattcctatgtattaCCTCTCATGCAATCTGAATCATATCCCACATGCTAAAAGTGAACCAACAAGAACCATTGTAATTAGCAtgcgtattcttttttttttaaatcaatctccatcagaattctgacgacCACACAACTTTGCACCGATGGCCAAACCATCGGATCAATAGCATCCTTGTCAGTGCAAAGTTTCTGGTGGGCGTTGGAATTGTGATGCCAATTAAAGAAAtgtctgatgaggatgttgtatgttcgaCAACACTTTCTTGTCAGACGGTCATTGTAGTCGTAGAATTTTGATGGCAACACAACTTTGCACCGACGGCTAAATCATCAGATcaacaacatcctcatcggtgcAAAGTTTTGGTAGGTCTCAAAATTACGATGCCAATTGAAGAAACattcgacgaggatgttgtatgtctgacgatACTTTCTTGTCAGATGATCATCATAGTCGTAGTCGATGCATATTTGTGAGCATCGGAATTTCAATGTCCATCCGACAATATTTTTAGTTGGAAGAGCGGTCATGGCCGCCATTAGAATATCTAGGACATCATCGGAATTCCAACATTATATGGCATCATCAGAATgtccgacgatgagtttttgatggcttcattTGTCAGTAGTTTGACAAAAAGTAGTCAAAATTCCTACGATAGGTCGTCGGAAATCAGCCCCGAATGTAGTAGTGAATGTTCAAGTGGATGGTTCTGCTATGTTCCGGGTTTCTAAAAAGTTAAGGCATGTTAAAAAGAGGGTTAAAAAGTGGGATAGACAATTCTTTGGGGACATCTTCATTTAGAAATTTTCTATACAGAAGGAGTTGGCCCTGATTTAGGATAAAGTCCAAAATTAAGGTTATGTGAATGATAATTTTGCTAAGGAAAGTGAGGTTTTGTCCAAATACCACAATATTATAGCCCATGAAGAGACcttttggaggcagagatctagatCCTTATGGCTCAAGGATCATGGTgataaaaatatcagattcttcCACATATCCACCCTTAAACCTAGGGCTGCAAATATAATTGGCCACCTTGTGAAGAATGGGAGAAGaattgataatgaggatgaaataagTGGAGATGTTGTTGAGTTCTTTTCTAATCTTCTGAAGAAAGATACTTTATTAGACCTGTtagggcttcaaatttccaaataatttcaagcacccttctattaaaaatggtggtcacttcatagAAATggcacataatggatgattaatgatttgaacaactagagtaaaggaggatatgaataaattaattccaatggaccccatgaaagactagtgtttttgatctgtagaaaagatgatatgaacagagaattaaaatgaatgaaacatgaaaatataagatatacccatttcagaaaatcaagtttccaagctccaataaaaatattagatctaTACAATGTGTTTTTGGTTGTAGACCATATAGAAGACCGTAAGAAGGCTTCGACCTGCATGAAATAAGATGTCGACTTagaatgaaaatgtatgcaaatatcaaaagtggatgtttcctaccaccactAAAAGTATCAGATTCGTATCTAAAGTTTAAGGCTTCCGACCAAACAAAAACCcaaaagatagcttaaagcaaggttattgactaactagtttgcatattaatttcaaagggttttgttaattttaatgtaaaatggtgaattttcaccccaaaaggggtatggtgcccattcaaccacatatataagtggttaaaaaatgtagatatgagggggagagtgagagaaaAATATAGGAGAGACTCTGGATAATATTATACTATTTTGAACCTTTTAATACAATTAGTTGTTTTCCTTCACATATGTgttgtgagttatttcattttctgtaggcagttgtttgtgatattatctaaaggagataaggttatttgtattcttatagtgaattttatgtttctatgttataaacttggattaaaaggatctacttgcgaattgtaattgttccttgtagttcttccttggatggtcctttaaggttaaggttaaattcattcaagaggtttatgatataaacatttagcatatctcataagaaatagtaactaacagatttaccaaagggggtaggtttaaaaactgtctcacaaatcatacattgtcctagagaaatataagactctgtagcccaaataacaggaaagacattggtcattcacaaatcacaacctttaccatattaattactttTACATTAAAGAAATAGGACTAGTTGAGTAGGAAACATAAAACCAGTTAGTAATAGTATACATACTTATAAATTTCAaatacaaagatcgaatagcttccacaaaaaaaatattgaactcatctaaaagccacccatcctaggaacctatgccattttgagataggaggaagttagattaagatagacaatcttctataaaaagcattagtcattgaaagccactagtgaataggtatacccgtcTAGGccttgcaaagcctaaagtgagggagttagtaaccaaataggttcactctataagttggtcaAGTCaactggagggtttgatcataggagttggaatttccttagaacctatccaatctattgatttgagatccaacaagaCCCGGAGGCTCAAAATATGTTGGTTGATATTATACCTAAAATCCTATCTGAGAGCCAAAATCATAATATTGCTGCCATTCCTTCTAAGGAGGAGATTAGGAGTGTTGTCTTTTTTTTATGGTAGTAAAGCTCCAGGCCCAGATGGctttcctatgttcttcttccagtACTTTTGGGATGTGGTGGGGGAAGATGTGGCTAatgttgttaaagaagtttttggagCTAGATCCCTGCTGAAGGAATTGAATGCTAGTTTCATTGTCCATATTCCTAAGAAGCAGGGGGCTGATTCTTTGGATTATTTTAGGCCTATCAGCTTGTGCAAATCCTTCTACAAAATTATCTCCAAGGTCCTTATGTCGAGGTTGTTGAATATTCTTCCTCTTCTGATTTCTCGTTAACAAAATGGCTTTTTGCTAGGAAGATAGATTATTgattccatcatcatttttcatgaaaacattcattcactTTTGGAGGTGAAGTCTTAAGGATTTCTTTTGAAATTAGACATTGCTAAAGCTTATAATAGGGTGGATTGGTGCTTCTTAAAAAAAGTTCTTCCAACTTTTCATTTCTTTAGCAAGGTTATTAGTCTGATTTGGCAACTCATATCCACTACCTCTACTGCAGTTATTGTCAATGGATCGCCCTATCACTTCTTTATAACCTCGAGGGGTCTTAGCCAGGGTGATCCTATATCACCTATTCTTTTCACTATAATGGCAAAAATTTTGGGTAGATTCATTCATAAAAAAGTTGTCGAAGCATCCCTGAAAGGCCTCAAGCCGTCCTCTACCAATTTGATcttctctcatcaacaatttgttgatgataccattttaatgggaagCTCTTTTTTTGGGGAAGCCAGAATCATCAAATCGATTTTCAACATCTATGAAAAAGCCTCTCGACAGATGGTTAATAGAACTAAGAGTTTTATCTACTTCATTAATACTCCTAAGCAATGCCAAATAAAGATTGCTAAAATTCTGGGCTGCCTCATTGGTAAGCTCCCCTCTacttacctagatctccctctcagATCTATACCTTCTGATTCCTTTTGGCAATCTTTAATTGATCGATTTAATAGGAAGTTGGTTGGGTGAAAAGGTGCCCTTTTGAGTTGGGCTGGTAAAATTCAGTTGTTGAAAGATACTCTTTAGAACCTCCCAGTGTATGCCCTTAGTTTGTTCAAGATTCTCTCTAAGTTTATTGAATTATTGATGAAATTCAAAAAAGATTcttttggtcaggggttgaggaaaagaaaagaatcccTCCAATTTCTTGGGAGAATATCTACAAGCCAAGGAGATATGGTGGATTAGAAATtagaagcattaaaacctttaataATGTTCTTCTAGCTAAACAGGTCCAGAGGTCTCATGACTATAGAAGGGAATAGAACACCTTATGGCACAATAAATATCTCTCTGATGTTCATTCTTTGCAAGATTTTTTGAGTTCTTCTAATATCCCCATTGGTTCTCATTtttggaacaatatcctcaaggctAGGATGTGGCTAGCTGGGGAGCCTATTGGAAGCTAGGGAATGGCAGAAAAATCCggttttgggatgattgttggatcAAGAATCATTCGCTTGCTTCTGATCCTACCTTGGGATCTTTAAGGGATCTTTGTGTGGCTTCTTTTGGCTTAATGGtggctgactattggaaggagggtaagtggGTTAATCTTCTTGTTATTAATCCTTCTTTCACCCATTTGTAGATTTCCCTAAACTCTGCTGGTTTGGAGGAAGGTGTGGAAGATGAAATAATTTGGAAATTCAATCCTAATGGGAAGTTTTATGTGGCTTCTGTGGATGGTTGTAATGAACCC contains the following coding sequences:
- the LOC131859797 gene encoding uncharacterized protein LOC131859797; the encoded protein is MASVNKKLIEEIQGLIDAHERFGEELKSEFDECKEITRYGFVELIDQNGGIKDKDKWLLECHTLLNSSLDVSHFDGLELTRTMEQMENFITWEIVVRDLIHDADTYKSEDYLKHIQKCDTQEVNVVVDRETSEEKKKNVTTESPIADAEVEINDTINMNIEKPTQVSLMPGRVKAIADETVDNWDLFFVEKEKKEEKERQKIDKSFTKAEEHAEIQVEEQATEQVETQVDHEEEKMEEVNTENIDPKSNIMFTMNVDTQDINVVIDKSSKNIKKETEQKLEKPVEMELEQITSKPAVDSSEAGQEKEENVKAMEAKIKIITEPGTSSLDFRPTNVTDVLLDSTRKITECNALPFKAIDDTLPILRQIAPTCKVDDIIGYVGKLDTLSKFISSNIESIDKINEDTIRERTHKEIDDITDNLIGSSKLTLVLDREMVVYEEKIENIKREKARIRPEA